The following are encoded together in the Natator depressus isolate rNatDep1 chromosome 10, rNatDep2.hap1, whole genome shotgun sequence genome:
- the FEM1B gene encoding protein fem-1 homolog B: MEGLAGYVYKAASEGRVLTLAALLLNRSENDIRYLLSYVSQQGGQRSTPLIIAARNGHAKVVRLLLEHYRVQTHQTGTVRFDGYVIDGATALWCAAGAGHFEVVKLLVSHGANVNHTTVTNSTPLRAACFDGRLDIVKYLVENNANISIANKYDNTCLMIAAYKGHTDVVRYLLEQHADPNAKAHCGATALHFAAEAGHLEIVRELVKWKSAMMVNGHGMTPLKVAAESCKADVVELLLAHADCDRKSRIEALELLGASFANDRENYDIMKTYHYLYLAMLERYRDSENIIEKEVLPQIEAYGNRTECRTPQELESIRQDRDALHMEGLIVRERILGSDNIDVSHPIIYRGAVYADNMEFEQCIKLWLHALHLRQKGNRNTHKDLLRFAQVFSQMIHLNEPVKAKDIESVLRCSVLEIEQGMSRIKSNQDTDIHTAMDNYECNIFTFLYLVCISTKTQCGEEEQSRINKQIYNLINLDPRTRDGSSLLHHAVNSSTPVDDFHTNDVCSFPNALVTKLLLDCGAEVNAVDNEGNSALHIIVQYNRPISDFLTLHSIIISLVEAGAHTDMTNKQKKTPLDKSTTGVSEILLKTQMKLSLKCLAARAVRIYNISYQKQIPRTLEEFVEFH; encoded by the exons aTGGAAGGCCTGGCCGGCTATGTGTACAAGGCGGCCAGTGAAGGGAGAGTGCTGACCCTGGCTGCCCTGCTGCTCAACCGCTCCGAGAATGACATCAGGTACTTGCTGAGCTACGTCAGCCAGCAGGGTGGTCAGCGCTCCACGCCCCTTATCATCGCAGCCCGTAACGGTCACGCCAAGGTGGTGCGCTTGCTGCTAGAACATTACCGGGTGCAGACCCATCAGACTGGCACGGTCCGCTTCGATGG TTATGTCATTGATGGAGCCACAGCTCTCTGGTGTGCAGCAGGAGCCGGACACTTTGAAGTTGTCAAACTGCTAGTTAGTCATGGAGCCAATGTGAACCACACTACTGTGACCAATTCAACTCCGCTGCGGGCTGCATGCTTTGATGGCAGACTGGACATAGTGAAATACCTGGTGGAAAACAATGCTAACATCAGTATTGCCAACAAATATGACAACACTTGCCTTATGATTGCAGCTTACAAGGGGCACACAGATGTGGTGAGATATCTCTTAGAACAACATGCTGATCCCAATGCCAAGGCACATTGTGGTGCTACAGCATTACACTTCGCAGCTGAAGCTGGCCATTTAGAGATTGTTAGAGAGCTGGTCAAATGGAAATCTGCAATGATGGTGAATGGCCATGGAATGACTCCATTAAAAGTAGCTGCTGAGAGCTGTAAGGCAGATGTAGTTGAACTTCTTCTTGCTCATGCGGATTGTGACAGAAAAAGTAGAATTGAAGCTTTGGAACTTCTGGGTGCATCGTTTGCAAATGACAGGGAAAATTATGATATAATGAAGACTTATCACTATTTATATTTAGCAATGCTGGAGAGGTACAGAGACAGTGAGAACATCATTGAGAAAGAGGTTCTTCCACAAATCGAAGCTTATGGAAACAGAACTGAATGCAGAACTCCTCAGGAATTAGAATCTATTCGGCAGGACAGAGATGCCCTTCACATGGAAGGCCTCATAGTGCGTGAACGAATTTTGGGCTCGGACAATATAGATGTTTCGCATCCTATTATTTATCGTGGGGCTGTTTATGCAGATAACATGGAGTTTGAACAGTGTATCAAACTATGGCTTCATGCATTGCATTTGAGGCAGAAAGGTAATAGGAATACCCATAAGGATCTCTTGAGGTTTGCTCAAGTCTTCTCTCAGATGATACACTTGAATGAGCCTGTTAAAGCCAAGGACATAGAAAGTGTTTTGAGGTGTAGTGTCTTGGAAATAGAACAAGGAATGTCCAGGATTAAAAGCAACCAAGACACTGACATCCACACAGCCATGGATAACTACGAATGCAATATTTTTACCTTCTTGTATTTGGTGTGCATCTCAACCAAGACTCAGTGCGGTGAAGAAGAGCAATCTCGAATCAACAAGCAAATCTATAACTTGATTAATCTTGATCCCAGAACTCGGGATGGGTCCAGTTTGCTGCATCATGCTGTCAACTCTAGTACACCAGTAGATGACTTCCACACAAATGACGTCTGCAGCTTTCCAAACGCACTTGTCACCAAGCTCCTGTTAGACTGTGGTGCTGAAGTGAATGCTGTGGACAACGAAGGAAACAGTGCACTTCACATCATTGTCCAGTACAACAGACCCATCAGTGATTTTTTGACTTTGCATTCGATTATCATTAGTCTGGTGGAGGCTGGTGCTCATACAGACATGACAAATAAGCAGAAGAAGACTCCTCTTGATAAAAGTACAACTGGGGTGTCTGAAATACTCCTTAAAACTCAAATGAAGCTGAGCCTCAAGTGCCTGGCTGCCCGTGCAGTACGGATCTATAACATAAGCTACCAAAAGCAGATCCCCAGAACTCTGGAAGAATTTGTGGAGTTTCATTAG